The genomic DNA CAGCGTCCCCACCGAGGTCAAGAACAACGAGTACCGTGTCGCTCTGACACCGGCGGGAGTGCACGATCTGGTGCGTTCCGGTCACGAGGTTTTCGTGCAGTCCGGAGCAGGCGTCGGCTCGTCCATGCCCGACGCCGAGTACGCCGAAGCCGGCGCGACGATGCTGGACGACGCCGCAGAGGTCTGGGCGCGCGCCGAACTTCTGCTGAAGGTCAAGGAGCCGATCGCGAGTGAATACCACCACTTCCGCGACGACCTCACCCTGTTCACTTACCTGCACCTGGCCGCCGACCGTCCGCTGACCGACCGGCTCCTCGCCGACCGCGTCACAGCGATCGCATACGAGACGGTGCAGCTTCCCGGAGGCGGGCTTCCGCTTCTCGCGCCGATGAGCGAGGTCGCCGGGCGGCTCGCCCCGCTCGTCGGCGCCAACACCCTGCTGCGCTCCAACGGCGGCCTCGGACTGCTCATGTCCGGCGTGCCGGGCACCCGACCGGCGACGGTCACAGTGATCGGCGGCGGCGTGGCCGGAGCGAACGCCGCGGTCATCGCGAGCGGCATGGGCGCGGATGTCACGATCTTCGACACGAACATCCCGAGACTGCGGATGCTGGACGACCACTTCGCTGGACGGGTGAAGACGGCGGCCTCCAATCCGCTGGACCTGCGCCGCGCGGTGATCGACTCCGATCTCGTCATCGGATCGGTGCTGATCCCGGGTGCGCGGGCGCCGAAGCTCGTCACGAACGAGATGGTGGCCCAGATGCGACCCGGTAGCGTGCTCGTCGACATCGCCGTCGACCAGGGCGGCTGCTTCGAGGACACGCACCCGACAACGCATGACAACCCGACGTTCGGGGTGCACGACACCGTGTTCTACTGCGTTGCGAACATGCCAGGGGCGGTGCCGAACACCTCGACCTCGGCTCTCACGAACGCGACGTTGCCCTACGTGCGCCAGATCGCATCCCGCGGCTGGCGCGACGCGCTCGGCGCGGACGCCGCACTCGCAAGCGGACTCAACACCGCGAAGGGCGCCGTGATCAACGATGGCGTGGCAGTCGCCCACGGCCTGGAGGCGAGCGCGATCGCATCCGTGCTGTGAGATCCGGTGCGGAATCAGCCGTGCGCGCGCCCATCACCGCGAGGCGTCCAGTTCGGGGATGACGACGCGCTGCGGGGCGCGACCGTCATGGATCGTCCAGGCCCGGCCCGCATGCGGCTCGGCGAACGGCGGCAACTCTCGGATGCTCGCGAATGACCGCAGCTCTCCCCCGCATTCGGCGAGGAACAGCATCTCGCCCTCGAGGCGAATCCGCTGCCACAGCGGCCACTGGCGCTGCCAGCTGTCGGCGTCGCCGATCAGTATCGTCGGCGCGGCCCCGGCTGAGATCGCGGCCCCCGGCACTCCGACGACCGGCAGCGCCGACGGAGCATCCTGATGCTGATCCGCGACCGGCGAGACCACGTGATCGGGATAGGCGGCTCGCAGGCCCTCCACGACCCGTCGGACGCCGAGTGCGATCACGCCGACCACGCGCGCGGTCGGGGTCCACCGTTCCACGGCGCCGGTTCCGGAGGCATCCGTTTCGCCGGTTGCTTCAACCCAGACGACCTGCACCTCACGATCATCGACTCTGGCACGACCCGCCGGACGGTCGCGACGGTAGCCGTCGTTGTCCCCGCCTGCGGCGAGGTGCTCCATCTTGGTACCCATCCGCAGCAGCATCCGCGTCGGCAGTGCCTCGAGCACGCGTGCAGTCTGGCCGGACGCGCGCCCTGTCGTGATGACGACGGTGCATCCTCGCGCCGCAGCCGACCGCACCAGCTTCTCCATCCGTTCCAGGAACGCCTGCGCGTACTCCACCGGGAAGGCTGCGAGGAGCTGATCGAGGTCGTCGCACAGCACGAGTTCCGGTGCGTCCGCGCCGGCGTCGAGCAGCTCGGCCAGCGCATCCCAGGCGCGCTCGGGTTCGGCACGCAACAGCATCGACCGTGTGCTCTGGGTCGCCAGGGCGCGCAGCACAGACGTGCGCCCTGAGCTGCTGCCCCCGATCACGGCAAGCCCACGGTCGATTCCGGGCCGCAGCAGCATGGGTCTCTGACGCTGTCGTTCCGGCTCATCCGTGAGTCCGACCAGCAATGCGCCCTCGTGCGGGTAGGCGGTGACCAGCTCATCGAGATCGAGCCTTCGTGGCAACGGCGCGAGCCACGGGCTCGCCGGCTCGCCGGCGTCAGACCAGCGGGCGCCGATCTGGCGCAGGTCGCCCGCACCCGTGAGAGCGACACGCACGGCCACCGCTGCCGTGTCCTGCGGACGCCGGACGAATGCGAGGCCCCTGGAGGCCGCGCCGCCCGGGAGCTCGGCCGCGTCATCGGATCCGATGACGAGTCGGCTGTCCGCGGCCTCGGTCACCCGCAGACTCACCCGAAGCGGACAGTTCGCCGCGAGCCCGTCACGGATGACACCGGCCGCTCGCTGCGTGCCGAGGATGAGGTGCATCCCGAGGGCTCTGCCACGGGCTGCGACGTCTGAGAACACAGCGCCGAGGTCCGGATGCTCCTGCAGAAGCGCGGCGAACTCATCGACGACGATCACGAGTCGGCCGAGCCGACCAGACGCCTCGGAGACACTTCGCACGCCGAGTTCGGCGAGCACCGCCTCGCGACGACGAAGCTCCGCCGTAAGGCTCTCCACTCCGCGCCGCGCGCCCTCCTCGTCGAGATCGGTGATCACCGCGGCGACGTGCGGAAGCGCCCGCAGCGGGTCGAATGCGGTGCCGCCCTTGAAGTCAGCCAGTACGAATGCCACCTCGTCCGGGCCGTGCGAGCGCGCCATCGAGGCGATCCAGGTCACGAGCAGTTCACTCTTGCCCGACCCGGTCATCCCCGTCACGATGGCGTGCGGGCCGTCCTCTACGAGGTCGAGCACGACGTCGGTGCTCTCTGTGCGACCGATCACGGCCGCAAGACCTGCACGGCCCGGCTCCGCAGTCATCGCAAGCTCACCCAGCGCCACCGCGTCCGGCAACTGTGCCGCCTCGCCCTCCCGTTCGGCGCTGCCCGCGGCGATCGCCATCGCCTGCGCGCGGGAGAGGCATTCCACAGCGATCCCCTCGATGCCTGCCGAGGTACGCAGCCGCGCTCGTGCCGGATCTGCGAAGTCGATGAGTGTCGTCACCCCCTCAGGCACTTCGCCATCCGTCTCGCACACGCGTATCTGCGCGGAAGCATCCGGACATTCCTCATCCCCCACCACTACGGCGAGCCGCCACGCCCCGCGCCTGGGTCTTCCGGCGTGCGGAAAGCCTGCGAGCCCGAGCACCTCCAGTCCCCCGCCGATGAGTGCGAGCTGTCCAGACGAATGACGCAGGCACAGCTGCACCACCAGCGCCCTCGCGGCAGCGCCGGCGACGGCCGCGGGTCCGCGCAGGCAGATTCCGCGTCCCATCGCGACGGCGATCGGAACGCCCTTCACCTGCGATGCGCGCTCTCTGAAGGCACGTGCGCGTTCGCCGTCATCGCCGGTCACCCGGAGCGCACTGCGCCTGGCGCCTGAACCGACGACGATCGGTGTCGAATCGTCGATCGGCCGAAGATCGCGCAGGGGCGCATCCACGACGGACGCGGCCGCGTCCGGATGGACACGCCGCAGCTCACGACGTTCGGTCTGATGCCGTCGCATGAGGTCCTGCTCTGCGCGACGCCACCCGGCCGTCTCGTCATCGGCTGCGGCCCGTCGTTCGCGGCGTCGAGTGCGCAGACCGTCCAGCAGCGAAGCGCCGATCATCAGCGGGCCGAGCGCCGCGAAAGCGAGTGAGAATATCGATCCGGTGATGAGCCAGAGCACGATGCCCGCGGCGATCGGCACGACGGCGGCGAGCACCGGTACGGACTGCCGTCGTGGCTCGGCGGCAGCAGCGGGAAGCGTGAGCGGTTCGAGGTCCATGACCTCATTGCACGGCATCCGAACACGGCGGATGCCGTTGTCCACAGCTCCGCGGAGCTATTCTTCGGTGGGCTCCGCTGTGGAGGAAGATTCGGAGGATGATTCGTCTTCGGTCGTGACCGCGTCATCACCTGCGGCAGGAGCGTGCCCCGGCCGCTCCACCTGAACGACGATGAGCGTCACATTGTCGCGGCCGCCGTTCTCCAGCGCCGCAGCCAGCATCGCGTCAGCGGCGACTGCGGGGTCCGCCTGCTCACGCAGGAAATGCTGGATGCCGTAATCGGTGAGCTCCTTGGTCAATCCGTCGGAGCAGATCACGAACCGGTCACCGTCGAGCACCTCGATTCCGAGGTAGTCCGGCGGCGTGAGCTCGCTCGCCCCGACAGCGCGTGTGATGACGTTGCTATAGGGGTGGCTCTCCGCCTCCTCCGCGCTGAGCCGTCCCGAGCTGATCAGCTCCTGCACCACGGAATGGTCGGTCGTGACCTGAACCAGCCGCTCATCACGAAGCAGATAGACACGGGAATCGCCGATATTGAGCGAAACCCACCGGGGTTCGTCGTCCGTCGTGTCGAAGAAGATGCCGGTGAGAGTAGTACCGGTTCCTTCGTCAGTGGTCTCCGGGTGCGAGGCGATGTCGCCCACAGCCTGCGTGAGGGCATTCTCGATGGCAGCGGTGCCGACCTCGCCGGAGTCGACGACCTCCTGCAGGCGCGTGATCGTACTCTGACTCGCGATCTCCCCGCCCGCGTGCCCGCCCATGCCGTCTGCCACGACGAACAGCGGGTACTGCGCCAGGAACGCATCCTGATTGTTGTCCCGGCGACGCCCGGTATCGGTCACTCCAGCCCAGACCAGGACGATCTCCCCGCCGTCCGGGGCCGCGACGCGATGGGTCTGCGTGGACGTCTCAGACAAAGGGTTCCTCCGGGTTGGATGCGGCGGTGCGAGTGGCCGCAGGATTCTCACACATAGTAGTGGAACTACGACATGGCCATGTGTCCACGCTATCGGAATCTCCGCCGGGTACGACGAAGGACCCCCGATCACGATCGAGGGTCCTTCGTTCAGCTCATCAGGCTGGTGGCTGCGTCGGCGGTGCCGGTGGAGCGGCGGGCGGTGCCGGCGGAGTCGCGGGCGGCGTCGTCGGTGCGGCCGGCGGAGTGGCCGGTGCTGCCGGCGGCGTGGACGGTGCAGCCGGCGGCGGCGTCACGGGCCCTGCGGGAGGCGTCGCGGGGCCGGCCGGCGGCTGGTATCCGGGAGCAGCCGGCGGCTGGTAGCCGGGCGCAGCGGGCTGCTGGTAACCCGGAGCAGGCTGCTGGTATCCCTGCGGCGGACCGTATCCCTGCGGCGGTGCGTATCCCTGCGGGGCTGCGCCGTAGCCGGGGGCCGCACCGGGTGCGACCTGCGCCGAAGGCTGAACCGGGATGCCGTCCCACGCGGTGCGGTCGGCGAAGAACGCGTTGCCGCCCCAAGGGGAGGCCGGGATCTGCGGGTTCCAGCGCGACTTGTCGAACGCATTGATTCCGAGCCAGAT from Microbacterium profundi includes the following:
- the ald gene encoding alanine dehydrogenase, with the protein product MRISVPTEVKNNEYRVALTPAGVHDLVRSGHEVFVQSGAGVGSSMPDAEYAEAGATMLDDAAEVWARAELLLKVKEPIASEYHHFRDDLTLFTYLHLAADRPLTDRLLADRVTAIAYETVQLPGGGLPLLAPMSEVAGRLAPLVGANTLLRSNGGLGLLMSGVPGTRPATVTVIGGGVAGANAAVIASGMGADVTIFDTNIPRLRMLDDHFAGRVKTAASNPLDLRRAVIDSDLVIGSVLIPGARAPKLVTNEMVAQMRPGSVLVDIAVDQGGCFEDTHPTTHDNPTFGVHDTVFYCVANMPGAVPNTSTSALTNATLPYVRQIASRGWRDALGADAALASGLNTAKGAVINDGVAVAHGLEASAIASVL
- a CDS encoding PP2C family protein-serine/threonine phosphatase, with protein sequence MSETSTQTHRVAAPDGGEIVLVWAGVTDTGRRRDNNQDAFLAQYPLFVVADGMGGHAGGEIASQSTITRLQEVVDSGEVGTAAIENALTQAVGDIASHPETTDEGTGTTLTGIFFDTTDDEPRWVSLNIGDSRVYLLRDERLVQVTTDHSVVQELISSGRLSAEEAESHPYSNVITRAVGASELTPPDYLGIEVLDGDRFVICSDGLTKELTDYGIQHFLREQADPAVAADAMLAAALENGGRDNVTLIVVQVERPGHAPAAGDDAVTTEDESSSESSSTAEPTEE
- a CDS encoding FtsK/SpoIIIE domain-containing protein, with product MDLEPLTLPAAAAEPRRQSVPVLAAVVPIAAGIVLWLITGSIFSLAFAALGPLMIGASLLDGLRTRRRERRAAADDETAGWRRAEQDLMRRHQTERRELRRVHPDAAASVVDAPLRDLRPIDDSTPIVVGSGARRSALRVTGDDGERARAFRERASQVKGVPIAVAMGRGICLRGPAAVAGAAARALVVQLCLRHSSGQLALIGGGLEVLGLAGFPHAGRPRRGAWRLAVVVGDEECPDASAQIRVCETDGEVPEGVTTLIDFADPARARLRTSAGIEGIAVECLSRAQAMAIAAGSAEREGEAAQLPDAVALGELAMTAEPGRAGLAAVIGRTESTDVVLDLVEDGPHAIVTGMTGSGKSELLVTWIASMARSHGPDEVAFVLADFKGGTAFDPLRALPHVAAVITDLDEEGARRGVESLTAELRRREAVLAELGVRSVSEASGRLGRLVIVVDEFAALLQEHPDLGAVFSDVAARGRALGMHLILGTQRAAGVIRDGLAANCPLRVSLRVTEAADSRLVIGSDDAAELPGGAASRGLAFVRRPQDTAAVAVRVALTGAGDLRQIGARWSDAGEPASPWLAPLPRRLDLDELVTAYPHEGALLVGLTDEPERQRQRPMLLRPGIDRGLAVIGGSSSGRTSVLRALATQSTRSMLLRAEPERAWDALAELLDAGADAPELVLCDDLDQLLAAFPVEYAQAFLERMEKLVRSAAARGCTVVITTGRASGQTARVLEALPTRMLLRMGTKMEHLAAGGDNDGYRRDRPAGRARVDDREVQVVWVEATGETDASGTGAVERWTPTARVVGVIALGVRRVVEGLRAAYPDHVVSPVADQHQDAPSALPVVGVPGAAISAGAAPTILIGDADSWQRQWPLWQRIRLEGEMLFLAECGGELRSFASIRELPPFAEPHAGRAWTIHDGRAPQRVVIPELDASR